ACCTTGATCTGTAGTTAGTAGATAAAGTACATTAATCACCATGGGCCCACGGaatttactcaatacgcaatttGCGGACTCTTTCCTCAATTGTAAGTTAcatgaaattttgatttgatttAACATCCTAGCCTTTTAGCATtcttgtaagcttgcatttgtattatataaactcattttgattactatttgagtgatttcttacgacaatgcatgccttttggcccccgttaaatggaaacttattatttaatgcattttttttttgcaattttttcattcctgaatatgtaaatatgtatatttaggcatgtcttgaaatttcactgaaaaattccaccattttctccatgtttccccccttttccctgcattttcggttattggcgataacgatattatatctttatcttcggccagcgaaacttgtagcgataccgacaacttgaacactCGCTGCAACTTGGAAGAGTTGACTTAGTATTAAAGGGGAATGATTTGGTTTGATACCATGAGTCTAGGGTTGTTAATTGGCTAGGCTTCTAGGCTTGGCCCACctcaggttgggcttgggctggagTATTAGGCTCGAGGGCCCGGTTCGAGCCTAAAAGTCGAGCCCGTTTGTCAAGTGGGCCGTGCTTGGACTTAGCCAGCCCATCCCAGCCTAGCCCAGCCCATTAGGGTTTTGCTATCTAACTTTCAtaaactccatctcctcctctctctctctctctctctctctctctctcatctccttgCCCCGATGTTACTGCCCTTCTCTTTccctctccatttctctctcacCTCCAaccctcacatctctctctctctctctctctctctctctctctcatttcccccaAAATCGAACCAAATTTCGAACCCCATGAAAAACCTCTTCGAATCCTACctcctccaaaccctaaccctagtccTTACCACCAAATCTCCCTTGTTTTAAAAACACCCCCCACTGTAGCCACTGTCGATGACATATACTCTGAATTCCTCCATTCCTTCTTTGATAGGTATATATATGCTGAGATGCCATTTCTtcctcttcatttttttctttgtttttccttttgagAGGGCTCGAGCTCGGGCTGGGCTTGGGCCAGGCCCTGTATAAATATGCTGGGCTTGGGCTGCACTATTTTGGCCCATCACAAGCCCGAGCTGGGTTAGGGCTTATGTTGAACAAGACGGGCCGGTCTTGGCCCAGCCGTAGCCTAGCCTATTGACACCCCTGCATGAATCAGGGATTTAGCCGACTCGTCTTAGTTTGGTGGGACTCGAGTCATATGGCCGAGTTTGCCCAACCTAACTCgtctgactctctctctctctctctctctctctctctctctctcgcttgtCTTAGGAGTAGGTGTCTTTACTCTGTGTTCAAgctaagaaagaaaaatgatcAGAGACGCCAAAAGCTATGTGGCCCACGGTGATGTCCATTTGTAATaaaatccatccatcaatttttcatgCTAAAAAccgaggcaaatccaaaattcaagtggggtcGCACACAatgttcaaattatctccgatatcatcggaatatctctgatattatctttatctccagctcaacgataccagtaacgctggtagtatcagaaattccaggtattagcaatgcatcgctaagtatcaccaatgtatcaatatcactaacgtaatcgccaatattttcaaatatgtaaattctaggtgtcgcttgtattgctcatgcatcaatatcgccaacgtattgccaaaatttttgactatgtaaattcttggtaatgcttgtatcataagtgtattgacgatatttcaataatatcgccaatgtattaatatcatcaaaattttgtttattagaaaaaaaaattatttcaaatttttttttttttttttttaatttcatgggcacatggttgtatgtaccgttcaatttgtcattgataatattgataatatctcgatattatcgatatcgcaacacgCGCGATATTGAGGCCacaatttttcatttcctttccaattgttgatgatttcttggtgaaatatcatgtgttgttgatattttgcaatatcgatggatgtttggatggagggttggatggttaaatgggccagatgggatggttagattgatttcttacaacaacacatccTTTTAaggccctattaaatggaaacttgtaatgtatgcattctttttgcttttttttttttttatatatataattttattttaaatttctaaatatgcaaatatgtacattttaacgtctcctgaagtttcactgaaaattccaccattttccccatgtttccccgcatttcgctggccaacgaaacttgtagtgataccgatacttcaaacactgggaCTCACACACCACTGGGACTAGGATTGAGTGTAACGCCCCAAAACCCGACGCCCAAGTATCGATGACTTAGGTACTAAATTCAAGGGTGTTAGCTAAATAATGAACGAATGCATCTTTATAAAATAGCATTTTTTATACTATTTGCATTTGCATGGTATGCATCACAcaaaataataagagaaaatgaACATTCAAATTGAGTTCCAATCACCATGGAAGTCAAACTAATTCGTCCACTCATCTGGGGACTTATTACAAAGCTTAACAATTCTTTTTAAGTTCTAAAGCTCTACTAGAATACAAGAAATGGATCCAATTATGGGTTGAGTTCAAAGATCTTTGTTTTAGTCATATCCGACATCCTTTCCATGAAATCCTCGTACAGTTCTTTAGGTGCGTTATAGTTCTCTTCTAATCCAACATCATCTAGTTGTGGTGTCGACAACGAAAgggtgagtggccaactcagtgaaaactctctccctcccccttctcaagattacacatctatAGTTTATAATAAAATCAAACAATTACAATATTCATTTCACAAATGCGAATCTTGattaatgcatgaatgcacataaGCCTGTGGATGAACATCCAGCTGGCATAAGTGAGTAAAACTCATGATTCAAAAGAACTACTGTACGTTGACCTATAAATCACTCGGGACAACGACATCATGACCTGAAAATCATAGAGGGCATACAACGACATCATGACTCGGAAATCATTGTTGACATACATCGCTGTCATCCGGTAAGTTTTGTATATTGACCCAAAAATCACAAGGGGCACAACGATATCATGACCCGGAAATTGCAAAGGACATACAACGACATCATGACTTGGAAAATCCCAGGTGATGTACAAGGGTGTCATAAgcgctatgaatgcatgattagccaatccgGTAAGTTCTATACATTGACCTGAAAATCACAAGGGATACAGTGGCATCATGACCCGAAAATCACAAAGGACATACAATGGCATCATGACCCGGAAATCCCAGGTGACATGCAAGGGTGTCATaagtgctatgaatgcatgattatccAATCCTTTattaatctagttttcaaaacAATCAATTATGTAAACCCGTTTCACTTAGTGGTATTTTAATCATTATACCGTGATCAATTTTATAATCATTGCAATCACAAGTCCGATCATGGACACAAGCAAAGGGCTCGCCACTCTTACCACTTAAGGCACCAAAACAAGTCACAAATGGACACAAATTAAGGGATCGTCACCCATACCACTTTGGACGTCAAATAAGTCACCAAGTGACATCAAAATCATAAACTATCATGATATTAAGTCCATAAACAATGTAGGCCCACTAAGCTTAAGGTATAGTCCAATAAAGCGTGATCTCAATCAAACACAAACATAGGCTCACTAGTTCAAGATATTGTCCCAAAGAGATGTGTATACAACCATTCAACACAGACTTGTCAAATGTGATTTCCATACACGTCCTTTTCATGGGTCGTGTCAAGTCCTTGATGTGGCAATCCAATCCACATCCCAAATTACACGACATTTCATGAACCACATCTACTCCTCCCAACATGAATCACTCCTATGTCTCATCTTACAAGTATTttaatacactaaaatgatttctaatgCAATCATTTGAATTAAGGAATATCCCGAATTCATATGTAATAGAGTTGAACAATATGTAGCAACAACTTAACAAAATCAAACCTGCTAGAGTTGAAATAACATGTGGCAACCATCTAAACATTTAATGAAATAAAACATGTTAGAATTTAAACAGCATGAAAGTTATTCTAATCAAGAGATCTAATCATAAGATGTTAAGTATACTAGAGTTTGTGCAACATGTAGATTATACAAATCAAAAGATCTAATCACATGCAAATAACATTTCaactaaaaatgatattttttacaAAACTATGACTATTCTATGAATCTGGTGGGAAAGCATGAAGGGGTTTCCTCACCTTTTGAGTTTGATCGAATCCTAATAAGATTAGCACAATTTGTGCGGTTAGATCGCAATGTTACACAATTTATATGGTTAGGATTTAAAACCTAGGGTTTTGATCatgtaggtttagggttttgatgtacgGTCTAGATCTTGAGAAATTGAAATCTAATTCCCGCAAcgaataataatagtaataataatgaaaatagttaataataataataataatttgtgagTTATTATAACAAAAATACTAACAGTAACTAATActactataataataataatagtcataactaacaacaacaataatcatatctaataataataataacaataataacaacaacaataatatctaataatactaataataataataattactattACTACTACCAATGATAAAAATAACTAATAAAGTGAATCTAATTTGCAAAATTTGGAAGCCAATTCACCTTAGTCGTCTCGAACTCTATAGCGTTGTGCGATCTTTATGAAAACCGTGGCAATGActattcatcagatgggccacacaatgaatgACTTAGATATGGAGTTGGTGACCGGATTGTGATAAGCGGCTAGCGTTCTTTAGTGTGGAAGAAGGTGGCTCTCCAATGGCATATTTTTTCCCAAGGGGTTTTTCGTCATTTTGCTACTTGTGGACGACTTTGACTAATCCTAGGAAGCTCAAGGACCACCAAAAATGAAGCTTAAGAGGCGTTTGATTGGTGGGTTCGTCTGTTGAAGGAATTTGCGTCCACCACTTCATGTACCATAATTCTCGGAACATACACGATTTCTTGGCATTCCTTGCACTCTAAGACATTGAAACGGAGAGTGTGGATTAATTTCTAATGGTTGGAATTGAAAGGTTTTAGAAGGTTTCCTTTTATATGAGATGTGAAGAAGACCGCAGCTTCGTTCTTCTGTTACAGTCGATCCAGGTGAATGAGACTGGACGGCCAGGATCCTCCTAGATGGACGACTGATATCGTGGGAGAAGTTCTCTTAGATCCGACTTCAACTGCATAGAAACAAAATTGAACTTTCTGTTTTGGAAGCCGTTTCGCATGTGAGAGAATTCGTTGCAGTGGATTTCGGTTTGCTTCTGATTAGTGTGAATTGGTTTGAATGCCTGGGATGCTCTTGCATGGACAGTGGTGATAAATGGAGAAGCTCTCTCCCGGATTACGAAACAAATCCTGTGTTCGACCTGGAATTGGAAGTTTCCGATTTTTGAAACCTTGCTTCGCGCACAAGTTAGAAGCCACACGCACGCATGTGCCGCTCTAGTGGCCCGTGATCTGACTGGTGAGACACCAtttgaatggttcaaatcaacTTAAGGTGGACCCCATTGATCAGACAAGGCTGACCTCTAAGTTGAGCAAAGTCCAAACTCAGATGCTGTTTGTGTTCGAACCTGCATCTCATGGGAAGAATACTTCAAACAAGCTCTCTTGTTCCATGACATGTGGGTGCCCATGCACTGGTGCACATGTAATATACATTGCACACATAGACCGGTTTGGATCCGAGTTGTAGGGCTATCAGCTGTCAAAGCACCCTATGGCCCACAATAAACGATTTTGATGATCAATCTAATGATTAGATGTTCCAAATCTCAGTTTAATGGCTGATCTGGCAATCCGATGATCAACCTAGGAATCTAACGGCTGGATCATTCCAACCTCGTTTATCAACAGTCCTATGGTCCTAAAGACTGtctaggtagtttttaatggttggatttAAAGATTCAATGGTCAATTCTTACAATTTAGTTGTGGATCGTCCAATGATCTGCTGTGGACCCGATGAACGGTGTATCTTGTGATTTAGGTCCCGAAACTGATAATCCACGGTTCAATTGTAGTAAGTAGGCGTTATCTGAGATTTCATCATGATCAGGTTCCTAGAAATAGGTCTCTCGAGGTTCAATGTCGATTCCAtgatgatgtgatggtccatcaTGAAAATCAATAGTCGGataacttgatttatggatgaagaatACTCCCAACGGTCGCATCCAGGTTAGAGTGTAGATGGATGTTTAACATAAGCTAGATTGGTGGACTTACACAGGTATACTTGTATGTGTACGTACTCGCGTGCATGTGTACTTGCACCAAAATATCAGGTCACTACATTCTAAATTAGATTCTTACTCTAAAACCTGAGgacttttaatactcgggtagTATTGgaaagttcagggtgttatattgagcgtccaccattgaaaccttcaatggtggacgctcaatcccactgttttctgtggtgtggcccatttgagtttttaatctgcctgatttttaagctCACACCCTAGCATGTTCTGGCGCAACtgttggacagagtggatataacataGTCATACCGGTGGGCCCCCACAGTTGCCTAAATAGAGAGATAGTTGACGAGTCGGACCCGATTCATGCGGGTTTACTTGACTCAGGACAAAACAAGTTGATTCCGAGTTGCCGAATCTTTTAACCATGGGTATGACACATATACCCGCTTATCTGTTTCTGTTGCTTTCTATCAGATGCTGAACAATTGTGCAACATTGCACCCATGCTCCTCTGTGGGCCTCCCTCACCAAATGTGTAAGTGTCTAAGAAGTATTCTGCTCTTGGTAATGTCACCATCACCACTACCACCATCTTAGCCATCTTCCAGCAGTTCAGGGTCAGCTTTACAGGTACACAGACGAAAGTTCTATGGTTGGCTGCCCACTAGACAGCAACCTTCCTCTTTCACCCAGGCTGCCCTCTGAGCTTTATATGATTATGAAACATACGTGTTTCTGAAATTTTACGTCTTTAGATAGGATTGATTGGCAAAACAGGATTAGTGTAGCTGACCCAAATAGCTGGCAGAAGGGTATGGAATAATTAAATATTAGTTTTCTATTAATGGAATTAGTCTTATTTGTTGTCAGTAGCATAGAATTAGTCTTATTTGTTGTCAGTAGCATGTCTTTATTAATATATTGTTTGAAAAGCTAAATTTGTTCTTTCTTGGTTGTATTGTATTCTTGGCATTTTTTGACATTTTGTTTGATGGTACTTGATTCGTCTTGTTTAAATAAGTTTGAATTTGTTGTATGTATGTTTTTACAGGCAGTGGAAAGACTTACACTATGCAACCACTACCACTTAAAGCATCGCAGGATATTCTAACATTAATGCACCATGCTTATCGAAATCAAGGTTTTCAGTTGTTTGTCAGTTTCTTTGAGATATATGGTGGGAAGCTTTTTGATCTCCTAAATGACAGGAGGTTTGTCATTTCATCATCTTCTCTTTTGGTAGGGAACACGCTGGTCTCTGCAAATTCATATCCTTGACTTCCAACTTGGTTATTTGCAGAAAGCTTTGCATGAGGGAAGATGGTAAACAGCAAGTTTGCATTGTGGGTTTGCAAGAGTTTCGAGTATCAAATGTAGAGACAATCAGGGAGTTAATTGAGAGAGGAAATGCTACAAGGAGTACAGGCACAACTggtgcaaatgaggagtcatcaCGCTCTCATGCTATACTTCAGCTTGTAATCAAGAGGTCAGTTGATGGCAGTGAATCGAAGCCTCCTCGCATAGTTGGAAAGCTCTCCTTCATAGATCTTGCTGGTAGCGAACGTGGTGCAGATACCACAGATAATGATAAGCAGACCAGGTATGATTATGGGTTTCTTTTCCTGTTGACAGGAAGCTGCAAGTGCATTCTTTCATCAGCTTAATGAGTTGCATCTGGAACTTTTGATGCAGAATTGAAGGTGCTGAGATTAACAAAAGCTTGCTTGCGCTGAAGGAATGTATTCGAGCTCTTGACAATGACCAGAATCATATTCCTTTCAGAGGGAGTAAGCTGACTGAAGTTCTAAGGGATTCGTTTGTTGGAGACTCGCGTACTgttatgatatcttgcatttcccCAAATTCAGGCTCATGTGAACACACTCTTAACACATTAAGATATGCTGATAGGTGAGGGTCTTTTTAATACCATACTTCTAGGAAAGTGGTTAGGGTTGCAACTGGGTCAGGTTGGGCCAAAGCTTGTCCATATCCACCCAGGAGCTGAGGACCTGAGTCCAAGACTACCCAGACCACTTGGCCTAATAGGGTCAGTGCAAGCCCTGACCCATAGTCAGCGTCCTGGTCCGGCCCAGCAAATTGCAACCTTTGTAGTCCCTGCTATTGAGATTTTCACATGAAGCATTGATGAGGGTCTTTGTTGCACATGCACGGATGTGGTCCATGTGAGAGACCCGGGACATTCACCAAGTGAATTCCACCTTGATTACGTCAGCCATGTATACATGTTGAATATGGACATTGATCATTTTCCCTGTAGAGCCTTTCTCATATCCCGTATGActagactggcctgatttttgggccagggtatGTTCATTATGGAACTCACTTGATGGAATGGTCTGGATATCACATGCGTGTGTCTGTGTTGTGAATCTCCTTATCCAAACTATCTGCATTCTTTTTTGGTTCTGCTTTCCtgtatgtgatatttgttttgtttccAGGGTTAAAAGCCTTTCGAAAGGGAGCAACTCAAAGAAGGATCTTCTGTCTACATCCTTAAATCTAAGAGACTCGACTACTCTGCCCTTGTCTTCAGTTTTTCCTACAGTTTCCACCTTTGAGGGTAACAGTGTTGATGTATCTAAAGAAACCAACAGATTTGGGTGGTCTAAACAAATCGAAACAGAATCCTCTCTACCATTTATCCTGGACCGTAGCCGTGGTGGTAGGGAAGAAGCGCACTTAGGTTCTGGATATGCAGATTATACCAAGGAACAGAGAGGTAGAGGTTATACAACTGGAGAGGAGTTTGATTTCTCCCAGGAGTTGTATGGGCAAGAGAAACCATCATGGAAGATGAAGCCAGAGACGTTCCCAGTCTTGGCTTCAGAGGATAAGCCTAGGAAAGTTGATGTCCAGGCAAAGTGGAAAGACCTGTCGGATATGGATGCAAATAGTTCATATGCGGATGATGATTTGAATGCCCTGTTGAAGGTAAGAGTGTTAAATATCAGATACTCTGTTTTCATTTAGAGAAAAGACCTTGTGGTTGATCCTACCAGAGCTTGTGGTAGGGTgagcaaagtgggccccactttgtatCATTTGAGGCTGaaaacatgattttagatgttttggGCATaatttcacactgtttcctgtggtgtgacccatctgaATTTCAGATCCAGCTGATTTTTGATGTGGCCTATTTTCCTGATGGCCTGCAtctgatgtatggtttggatgggCCATCCGCATGTTGGGCCCACAGGCTCTTCTGTACCATACAATTGACCCTACTTGAAATTTCTTTaaaacatgattttagatgttttggGCATaatttcacactgtttcctgtggtgtgacccatctgaATTTCAGATCCAGCTGATTTTTGATGTGGCCTATTTTCCAGATGGCCTGCAtctgatgtatggtgtggatgggCCACCcacatgttgggcccacaggCTCTTCTGTACCATACAATTGACCCTACTTCAAATTTCTCATTTTGTTTAAAGCCTTCTAGCTGATGTATAGAGATTGCTGTGATTTTAGGAAGAGGAAGATCTTGTGGTGGCTCATCGGAGCCAAGTGGAGGAGACGATGGACATTGTTAGGGAGGTCAGTGACACTGAATGGTTGAGATTATGCTTTTGGTAATGGGGAGTTGCATGGTCCTCATATAAAGTAGCCTCAGATTTCAAGCCCCTACAAGGTGGCCCATGGTTAATCGACCATGCCCAGAAAATCTCCTTCAGCGGATAATCCTATCCCTGTAAATAGATGCTTATGAAAGAAGAAATACAGCGAGGTCAAATATTGGATCGGatgggatcttccaatttgggagatttttggtgtggtccatccatggtgagacCTATCAGATATATGTTTGAATCATCGGACCACTATCAGATATATGTTTGAATCATCGGACCACCGGCTCTAGTTTCATGAAGTCAATACCTAGGATGAAATTTGTGTTCATGGACTGAGGTTTGTATATTCCTGATGATTGCAGTTGATAATTCTGCTTTAACATGCAGGAGATGAAGCTGTTGGTAGAGGCAGACCAACCTGGCAATCAGCTGGATGAATACATCTCTAAATTAAATGCCATTCTTTCACAGAAGGCTGCAGGAATCCTAAATTTGCAGACGCGTTTGGCCAATTTCCAGAAGCGTTTGAATGAATACAATGTTTTTGTATCTTCTGCAGGCCAGTGATTTTACTGGTGTTTGCTGTTCGAAGCTACTTGCCTGCATTATGGTGGTTGAAGATTATCTCATGCAATATCTATTCTTGCTATATATTAGCAAACCAATGTTGATTGGTGCTGATTTGCAATGTGGGTGGTAGTATCCTTCGAAACGTCAACATCTCATGGTTGATTCTCGAAGGCTGTGGGGGATTCAACGTGCTGGTTGAGTCATTGATTGTTCAATTAACCGGTTTTTGTTTGGGTAAGTTGGTATTATCGATTCAATTGAAGGGATTACAGTTTATTTATTAAAGTTCATTTGTTGTTATTTGTGGCTACTGTTGTCAAAGTAAACTATGATATGTGCATATTGGCATTATTTTGTAAACCTCTGCAAGATTGTAATGATAGGTAAAACCAAAACCAACACCTCTTTCGGATGCTAAGTGCTCTCTTTTACAGCATTGCCTAGACATCTCTGCCATTTCATGCGCCTCTCTGTGAAGAATACAAGTCGATGCAGGGAACCTTTTTAGTTTGAAAATGTTCATTATCTTATTTTCGGTCAACCATAATCATTTTGAGGCAGTTTCGAGACATCTGATATCACACTGTGTCAATGTTGATTTATTCAGGTTGGAAGCTTTTAAAAAGCCTGCCTGAAGAATTTCGGTGGGCCTCTTTACAGCTGATTCAGAGCTCAGCTGCTGACTCAGTTTTGACCAGGTCTTCACGTACCCAGTTCGAACTCTAGGCTAATATAAAATCAGTCGCTATTCTTTCTGGAAAGAGTAAGCCCAAATCCACCTGTGCATATCAACCAATCTGGCATGCGGCTGGGACGCATTAGCCATGGCTAATTATGTATGCGAGATTATGATggttggttatcaagattattttggTCCTTAACCAAGAAGGTATATTATATCTAGAACATAATCACAATAGACAACTATTTTAAGTTGCACCCTAAGAGGCGGTAAATGAACTGGCTGTTCGATTGATTTCATAGGGTAAAACCCAATTCAAAGGCTTCTGATTCTGAACAGAACCTAGCTGCTAAAACTGTCTGCATGTGCCAATGGAGGTGGACATTACCGCCACATCTGTAGAGTTAGCCTCAAACGAAATAGGCCCAACTTATCTTGAAGCTGGCCTAGCTTATCAAATCATTTTTATATCAAACCAAGCGATATCCACCACATCTGTATGCAATGGCCTACTTGAGGTTTGAAATGCTTATTTAGAAGATCTAAACAGTCAAACCAGTCGATTGAAactcagatcttgcacacgtaTCAGTATTTGGCAAATGTGCTTGCGTGTGGATTGCTGGGCTCCCACACGTGTAGAATTTGCAAGGGTGCCTTGCTCGAACGCTAACCGGTGTGCGTTTCCTTTGTACCTGTTTCTTTGTTGATCACCTTCTGACAACTTTTGAAAGTGAAATCTTGGATATGTCATTTTGAAATACATGCTAGATTCCTGCCACACTGTAGGTGGCTTTAGATATGTGCGTAGCAAGGTTGGTGGATACTGTGTATAGATGTTACACAAAACATGAATAAAGCGTTGACAGAGACTCTGTGTGCACTGgtgtatgcatgcatatacaTACACCACGTGAATGCTTGCATGGATATACA
This region of Magnolia sinica isolate HGM2019 chromosome 1, MsV1, whole genome shotgun sequence genomic DNA includes:
- the LOC131256638 gene encoding kinesin-like protein KIN-13B isoform X1, with the protein product MNAVGRQMQRSSTSAHHQRQYSDNFSEASSNNSKWLQSAGLQHLQSSTAAAAASLPQNYSRMFRSVQQRSNGSGELFSEPSTPPICSRSSSQRKNGEEDYVSPSELSPGILDLHSFDTELLSDIPVPGPYNGFSSFHSSRGGSFDASELGFSSNKQMNKPPRGVPENYLLKSFSADREKSGSVAKIKVVVRKRPLNKKEVSKKEEDIITIEPNSNFLTVHETKLKVDLTEYVEKHEFVFDAVLDEEVSNDEVYRETVEPIVPAIFQRTKATCFAYGQTGTGKTYTMQPLPLKASQDILTLMHHAYRNQGFQLFVSFFEIYGGKLFDLLNDRRKLCMREDGKQQVCIVGLQEFRVSNVETIRELIERGNATRSTGTTGANEESSRSHAILQLVIKRSVDGSESKPPRIVGKLSFIDLAGSERGADTTDNDKQTRIEGAEINKSLLALKECIRALDNDQNHIPFRGSKLTEVLRDSFVGDSRTVMISCISPNSGSCEHTLNTLRYADRVKSLSKGSNSKKDLLSTSLNLRDSTTLPLSSVFPTVSTFEGNSVDVSKETNRFGWSKQIETESSLPFILDRSRGGREEAHLGSGYADYTKEQRGRGYTTGEEFDFSQELYGQEKPSWKMKPETFPVLASEDKPRKVDVQAKWKDLSDMDANSSYADDDLNALLKEEEDLVVAHRSQVEETMDIVREEMKLLVEADQPGNQLDEYISKLNAILSQKAAGILNLQTRLANFQKRLNEYNVFVSSAGQ
- the LOC131256638 gene encoding kinesin-like protein KIN-13B isoform X2, whose translation is MNAVGRQMQRSSTSAHHQRQYSDNFSEASSNNSKWLQSAGLQHLQSSTAAAAASLPNYSRMFRSVQQRSNGSGELFSEPSTPPICSRSSSQRKNGEEDYVSPSELSPGILDLHSFDTELLSDIPVPGPYNGFSSFHSSRGGSFDASELGFSSNKQMNKPPRGVPENYLLKSFSADREKSGSVAKIKVVVRKRPLNKKEVSKKEEDIITIEPNSNFLTVHETKLKVDLTEYVEKHEFVFDAVLDEEVSNDEVYRETVEPIVPAIFQRTKATCFAYGQTGTGKTYTMQPLPLKASQDILTLMHHAYRNQGFQLFVSFFEIYGGKLFDLLNDRRKLCMREDGKQQVCIVGLQEFRVSNVETIRELIERGNATRSTGTTGANEESSRSHAILQLVIKRSVDGSESKPPRIVGKLSFIDLAGSERGADTTDNDKQTRIEGAEINKSLLALKECIRALDNDQNHIPFRGSKLTEVLRDSFVGDSRTVMISCISPNSGSCEHTLNTLRYADRVKSLSKGSNSKKDLLSTSLNLRDSTTLPLSSVFPTVSTFEGNSVDVSKETNRFGWSKQIETESSLPFILDRSRGGREEAHLGSGYADYTKEQRGRGYTTGEEFDFSQELYGQEKPSWKMKPETFPVLASEDKPRKVDVQAKWKDLSDMDANSSYADDDLNALLKEEEDLVVAHRSQVEETMDIVREEMKLLVEADQPGNQLDEYISKLNAILSQKAAGILNLQTRLANFQKRLNEYNVFVSSAGQ